GAAGACCGAGAAGACGCCGGCCATGATGACGGCCGCGCCGGTCACGACACCCGCGCCGGCGGCGAGCAGGATGACGACGGTGAGCGGCGGCGAGGTGGTCTCGGCGCGCTTCATGTCGCTCTTGATGCCGTCGTCGACCGCCGACGCGAGGCTGGAGTCGCCGGCGGCGACGGACTCGACGGGTCCGGCGCGTTCCGACTTGATTCGGCGCAGCATGAGCTGCCTACGTGACTTACCAACCTCATGCTCGGAGGGGAGGGCTGCCCTGAAGGCTCAGGCCGCGGGCGCGTGCAGCAGGGGGCTCTTGTTGCGCATCAGCCACTGGCGGTACACCCCGGCCTGCAACGCCGCCTCGCGGTAGGCCGCCGCCAGGTCCGCGTACACCTCGGCGCCTCCGGGACCGTCACCGTCAACGGGGCCGTCACCGGGGCCGCCATCGGGGCCGGCCGCGCCCGGACTCGCGATGCCCGCGCCCTCGTCCACTCCCGGCCGCGAGAACAGCAGCAGCCGCACCCCCAGCGGGTCGTCCCGCAGCGGACGTACCACCATGTCCTCGCGCGGCACCGAGGTGGGCTGGCAGGGCGCTATCGCCTCGCCCACCGCGATCAGCGACGAGGCGGTGAGGTAATCCCCGTGCAGGACGGGCGGGTTGAGCCCGGCATCGCTCAGTACGCGGCGCAGACCGTCCCATTCACCGTCCACGGTCGGGTCGATCATCCACCGGTCGCCCGCCAGATCGGCCAGTTCGACGACCGGCCGGCCGGCCGCCGGATGGTCCCGGGCCAACGAGATGAACTGCGGCTCGCGTTCGACCAGTACGCGCCGGTCGAGCCCCGGTGGCACGCGCAGCGCGCAGCCCTCCACCTCGTGCACGAACGCCACGTCGAGCCCGCCCGCGGCGACCTGCCGCAGCAGCGCGTTCGCCGAGACGTCCATCTGGAGCGAGATGTCCGTGCCCGGCAGCCGCTCGCGCAGTCTGCGCAGCCAGCCCGCGAGCGCGCGGCTCGCGGTCGAACCGATCCGCAGCCGGGGCCCGGCGGACCGGTCGGCCGCGGCCCGCGCCTCGCTGACGAGCACGGCCATCCCGGCGACCAGGGGGCGCGCCCGGCTGAGCACGGAGTGACCGAGCAGGGTGGGCCGACAGCCGGTGCGTTCGCGGGAGAACAGCTCTGCGCCCAGCGAGTTCTCGATCCGCCGCAGCTGAGTCGTCAGGGACGGCTGGCTCATACCGAGCTGCCGGGCCGCTTTGTGCAGACTTCCCGCGTCGGCTATGGCGCACAGCGCGCGTAGATGCCTGACCTCCAGCTCCATGTACTGAAGAGTAGGCCTGCCGTTTGAGTCACGCCAGGGACCCAAAGGGCCGTAATTGGCCGTCATTCACGGGAAATTGGGCGAGCGGCCGCCGGGGCGATACTCCTGTGCTATCGCCCTTCGGCATCATCCGCCACGGCGTCGCGGGGCACGACACTCATCCCTACCGAACCCGTTCATCGGACGAGTAGGAGCCCCCCACATGAGATACCCCAAGACGGCCGTTTCCGCGATCTGCGGAATCTCGCTCGCCTTCGCCACCGCCCTCACCGCCGCCCCGGTCGCCGCCGCTGCCCCCACCAGCGACGCGCCCACCACCTCGTACGCCGCGTACGAGGGATCGGCCGAGGACTCGGCCGCGACCAAGGCCTTCTACCAGGCGGTCATGAAGTCGGTCGCCGAGAAGCGTGCCGCCAACCCCGGCGCCCTCGCGGTCACCGTCGTCTACGACGCCTCCGGCGCACCGTCGTTCGCCGGCCAGATAGCCAGCAGCACCCAGATCTGGAACAGCGCGGTCTCCAACGTGCGGCTCCAGCAGGGCAGCAACGCCGACTTCACCTACGAAGAGGGCAACGACCCGCGTGGCTCGTACGCGAGCACCGACGGGCACGGCCGTGGCTACATCTTCCTGGACTACGCGCAGAACCAGCAGTACGACTCCCTGCGCGTGACCGCCCACGAGACCGGGCACGTGCTCGGTCTGCCGGACAACTACACGGCCCCGTGCAGCAAGCTGATGTCGGGCGGCGGCCCCGGCCCGTCCTGCACCAACTCGCAGCCGGACGCGGCCGAGCGCAGCCAGGTCAACAGCCTCTGGGCGAACGGCTTCACGGCCGCGCTGGCCAAGGCATCTTGATCCGTCGCTGATCCGTCGCGATCCGCCGCCGGTCCCACACCGACCGTTCGGATCGCGAACCCCCCACCGGATCAGGCGCCAAGATCGGGCGTGCCGGTACTCGCTGGTCGAGTACCGGCACGCCCGTGCCGCGTTCCACCGTCCGTCGGGTCGGGATGCCGGGCCGTCAGGTCGCCTGGCTCATCCGCACCATCGACACCAGCTCCTCCTCCGACATCCCCAACTCACGTGCCTCGGTGACCAGTTCACGGACCCGCTCCAGAAGCTTGGCCCGTCCGGGCGAGACGGGCCCCGGCACGACCACGGCGCCCCGGCCCCTGCGGAGTTCGATCAGGCCCTCCTCGCGCAGCCGCTGGTAACCGCGCAGCACCGTATGGACGTTGACGCCGAGCGAGTCGGCGAGCGCCCGTGCCGCCGGCAGACGGTCGCCGGGGTTCACCGTGCCGTCGGCGATCGCACCGCGTACGGACCCGGCGATCTGGTCGCCGAGCGGCACCGAGGACGCGGGGTCCACCCGGAAGAGCACGGTCAGCCTCTCTTCCGCCGGTCGACGAGCGTGTTGAGCAGCGCGGCCGCCGTCGCGGAGTCCGCCACGGTGACGGCGAACTCGCGGCCGTTGGTACGGCGCACCACGATCGCCTCCCCCGAGCGCAGCACGACCCCGCTGCGCCTGTGGCGGATCCGGTAGCCCCAACCGCCGTAGTCGGCGAGCGCGTTGATCCGGCGGCTGCTCGCCGTCTCGACGGCGTCCAGCGGGACCCGTACGCGTGGCCAGGACAGCGCGCCCATGGCGACGGTGAGTCCGTGCCGGTCGACCGACACGTGCGCGGAGGCGAAGACGAGGGCCAGCAGGCCGATGACGAACACGACAGGACCGTACCGCCAGCTGACGAGGGCCGCGACGAACACCCCGGCGACCAGTGTCACCAGGCCCACCGCGAGCAGCGCGCCCGACCCCGTACGTCTCGACCAGCCGGCCAGTTCGCCGTCCGCCAGGTCGATCCTGGCCGTGCCGTCCTCCCCGGTGGGTTCAAGCGCGGGGTCGGGGACGAAGCGGGTGAGCAACAGGCCCACTCCGGCGGCCGCCAGAGCGACGGCCACCGCGACGCCCAGCTGCCACGGCGGGAAGTGGACGGCGGAGCTGTCGGCCGCGTCGACGTTGGCGTAGAGCGTCGCGGTGAGCGCGTATCCCAGCAGCCCGGAGAGCGCCCAGCCCCCCGCCGTCAGCCCTTTCACACCGCGCGCCGTGAGCGCGCCGCCGAACGCCGCCACGACCCACAGGGCGCCGGTGCCGGCGAAGAGCACGACGGCGCCGACAAGGGACACGGTGCGGGACAGGGGCGCGCGGTCGGCGTCGCCGGACAGGTCGAAGTGGCCGGCGAGCGAGTCGGGCAGCCGGTCCCCGAGTGCGAGGAAGACGGTCAGATGGACGACGAGCGCCAGCAGGAACGGCGCGACGGTGACGGTCGCGAGACGCATACGAGCCTGGTTCATAAAACCTCCCTTGTTCGCATACTACTAGAACAATGAACGAGGCATAAAGCAACCGCCCCGGCAGGCGTCGTGCACCTGCCGGGGCGGTTCGGACCTCCGTGGAGGTCAAGCGTCGATGTCGGGCGTGGAGGTCAGGCGTGGAGGTCGGGAGTGGAGGTCAGGCGTTCACCAGGATCCTGCCCTCGAGTTCCGTGTCGTCGGGCAGCTGCCGCTTGATCCGGTCGAGGGCGTCACGGAACCCTCCCCCGACGATGCCCGACTCGTAGGCGGCCCCGCCGCAGCGCAGCGTGAGGCTCAGCTCGGCACGCCCGGAAGGCGTGCCCGACGGACGCTCACCGAGCGTCAGCAGGCAGCTGAGTGTGGCCTGTTGAACCGTGCCGCCCGCACTGACGGGCATGGGTATGTCCCACTCCAGCACGCAGGACGACAACACCCCGCCCGCCTCCGTGGGTTCGAGCACGGAGAAATCGGCCCCCTCGTAAGCAACTCCCCTTATATGGGTGCGGACTTGCCGCCCGTCCGCGCTGATCGCGATGGGTTCCGCACCACGGCGGTCCCGGTACCAGCCCGCCCATGACTCCGTCGACTCCGCTGTCATGCGCGGACTGTAGCGGTACGGGACGCTCCGCCGCCGCGTGGGTCACCGCTTCACGGCTTCCCGGCTTTCCGCCCCCGGAATCCGCCGGGTGTCTTCACCGCTTGCGGCCGTACGTCCTGACGACCGCTCCGTTGCCGAAGGCCCGGTGGGACTGAAGCTCGAACTCGGTGAAGGCGAACTCCGTGCCGAACATGGGCATCCCCGTGCCGAGGATCAGCGGATACGACTTGATGACCAGTTCGTCCACCTCCTCGATCAGCTGGGCGGCGAGATTCGCGCCGCCGCAGAGATAGATCCCGAGACCGTCCTCCCGCTTCAACTCCCCGATCCTGGCGGCGACATCGCCGGAGACGATCTCCACGGCCGGGTCGGGGCTCGCGAGGGTCCGCGACGCCACGAGCTGGCGCATGTGCGCGTACGGACTGGTGACACCGGCCTTGAGGGCCAGGTCGTAGCTGCGGCGGCCCTGGATGACGGTGTCGAACCGCTTGTTCTCCAGATGGTCGAGTCCGAGCGGCCGGCGGCCGTGCGTCGGCAGCGTCTCCGGATACTCGTCCTTGAGGAAGTCGAGGTACTCCTCGTCCACGTAGCGGGTGAAGAAGGCCGCCTCACCACTGGGGTCACCGATGAACCCGTCGATCGACGCGGCGATGAAATAGCTGAGCTTGCGCAAGCCTGTCCTCTTTTGCGATGGGCGACAGAAGATGCCAATGGCCACCACCCGGAACACATCCGGGGTGCGCGACCTTGACCACTCCGCCCATAGTGCTTCACCTGTAGTGGTTACGCAAGGTCTTTCGCCCGCCCTCGATCGCGGCCCGCGCGCCGGCCTACCGTGTGCGGCGCGTGACGTACTCGGCGAGGGCCAGCAGATCGCCCGCCGCCGCCAGATCCGGGACGGCCCCGGACAGTTGCTGGACCGCCCGGGACATCCGGTCCGCCGCCTGCTCCTGCGCCCAGTCGCGCCCGCCGGCCCGCTCGACCGCCGAGGCCGCCCGCGCGACGGCCGCCTCGTCCATCGGCCGCAGGTAGAGATCCGCCAGCTCCTCGGCGGCCGGGTGCCCCGAGACCAGTGCGGCGACGACCGGCAGCGACTTCTTGTGGGCGACCAGATCCGCACCGGCCGGCTTGCCCGTACGGTCCGGGTCGCCCCAGATCCCGATCAGATCGTCGATGAGCTGGAAGGCCAGCCCCGCCTCCCGCCCGAAGGCGTCGAGCGCCGCCACCTCCTCGTCACCCGCGTCCGCGTAGAGCGCGCCGAGCGCGCACGAAGTACCCAGCAGCGCACCGGTCTTGGCCATCGCCATCGTCAGACACTCGTCCAGGGAGACGTCGTTCGGCCCGCGCCGCTCCAGCGCGCAGTCCGTCTGCTGTCCGGCGCACAGCTCGATGACGCAGTCGGTGAGCCGCACCGCCGCCGGGGACGAGGCCGGATGACGGTCCTCGGCCAGCAGCCGCAGCGCCAGCGCCTGGAGGGCGTCGCCGGCGATGATCGCGTCGGTGGTGCCGAAGACCGTCCAGGCCGTGGGCCGGTGTCTTCGGGTCGGGTCCTCGTCGATGACGTCGTCGTGCAGCAGGGTGAAGTTGTGTGCCAGCTCCACCGCGACCGCCGCCGTGACGGCACGGTGCGGCTCTCCGCCGAGGGCCTGTGCGGCCGCGAGCACGAGAGCGGGCCTGATCGCCTTCCCCGCGCCGCCCGCCACGGGTGAGCCGTCGGCCCGCTCCCAGCCGAAGTGGTATCTCGCGACACGGCGTACGGCCGGGGGCAACGACTCGACGGCCGCGCGCAGTTCGGGTTGGACGACGCTACGGCTGCGCTCCAGGAGCGCCACGGCCTCATGGCCGTCGGTGGCGGCATCCGTGCTGGTCATGGTCACGGTCACTTCCTCTGCGGCGGGCTGGGGAACCGGTGGGTGGCAGGCGCGTGCCGGGTGGGGCCCGGCCGCCGTACGGACGGACGGACCCCACCCGGAGACATCGCTCGGCTCACATCACCGCCAGCGGCTCACTTCCACGTTCTCCAGGACACCGAGGGCGTCCGGCACGAGAATCGCCGCCGAGTAGTAGGCGGTGACCAGGTAGGAGATGATCGCCTGCTCGTCGATGCCCATGAAGCGCACCGACATGCTGGGCTCGATCTCGTCCGGGATGCCGCTCTGCTGGAGCCCGATGACGCCCTGCTCGCTCTCCCCCGTACGCATACAGATGATCGAGGTCGTCCGGGCGTCCGAGACCGGGATCTTGTTGCAGGGGAAGATCGGCACACCGCGCCAGGCAGGCACATGGTGGCCCCCGACCTCCACCGTCGCCGGATTGAGGCCCCGCTTGTTGCACTCGCGTCCGAAGGCGGCGATGGCGCGCGGGTGCGCGAGGAACATCTTGGAGCCGCGGCGGCGGGACAGCAGCTCGTCCATGTCGTCGGGGGTGGGCGCGCCGTCGTGCGGCTGGAGCCGCTGGCCGTAGTCGCAGTTGTTCAGCAGGCCGAACTCGCGATTGTTCACCAGCTCGTGCTCCTGGCGCTCGCGCAGCGCCTCGACCGTGAGCCGCAACTGCTGCTCGGTCTGGTTCATCGGCTGGTTGTAGAGGTCGGCGACCCTGCTGTGGACCTTCAGCACGGTCTGCGCGACGCTCAGCTCGTACTCCCGCGGCGCCCCCTCGTAGTCCACGAACGTGTGCGGCACGACCGCCTCGCCGACATGGCCGGCGGACAGCTCGATCGCCGCTTCGCCGTACTTGTTGGTCCGCTGCGCGGGGATGGACGCCAGCGCGTCCAGATGGCCGCGCAGCGACTGCGCCCGCTCCGCGAGGTTCAGCACGTCCTGCCGGGTCAGCACCAGCACGGTGCACGCCGTGGCCGCGCGTGCCGTGTACTGCCAGGTGGCCTCGTCGTCCACCAGCGCCTGATCCCCGAAGTACACCCCGTCGGCGAGGACTTCGAGCACCGTCTCGTCCCCGTAGGGCCCCTCGCCGACCTTCTCCACCTTGCCGTGCGCCAGCAGGTACACCCGGTCCGCCGGGCCCCCGGCCGCGGCCACGGTCTGGCCCGGGGCGAACTCCTGCTGCTCGCAGCGGTTCGCCAGCTCGGCCAGTACCTCCTCGTCCTCGAAGTCCCGGAGCGCCGGCAGCTCACCCAGCTCCGCCGGGATGACCGCCACCCGGTCGCCCGTCTGCACGAACGTCACACGCCCGTCGCCGACCGAATAGCTGAGTCGACGGTTGACCCGGTACGTACCACCCTGCACCTGCACCCAGGGCAGCATCCGCAGCAGCCACCGCGAGGTGATCTCCTGCATCTGTGGCGCCGACTTCGTGGTGGTCGCCAGGTTCCGCGCCGCGGCCGTTCCCAGACTCTGCTGGGAAGGGGGCTCCACCGTACGGACCTCGTCACCAACCGACATGAATCTCCCTCTCGATCATGGGCTGACCTGCGTGAAAAGCTTTGCATCACGTGTAGTTGTCGCGCCATCACACAAATGAGTGGGACTGGATCACCGCGGTCGGGGCACGTTTGCGGCTTCTGTCATCCGCAGCTCACGCTCGGCCGAATGTGACCGGATCGGCTCGTACAGCGTGCGAATCGACGGTCCACCGCGCCGTGTTCGGGTAAGAGCCAGCGGTACGAGATGTTCCGGATCCACCGGTCAAGGAGGCCGCCATGGCCACACCCATGTCTGCGAGCAGCTTCATCCGCGCGCTGAAGAACGAGGGGCTGACGGTCGTCGAGGTCGGCGACTGGCGTACGCACAACCGCAACCATGTGGGGCCCTGGGGCCCGGTCCACGGCGTGATGATGCACCACACGGTCACCAAGGGCACCGCGAACACCGTCCGCATCTGCCGTGACGGCTACGCGGGACTGCCGGGGCCGCTGTGCCACGGCGTCATCTCCAAGGACGGCAGAGTCCATCTCGTCGGCTACGGCCGGGCCAACCACGCGGGCAGCGGCGACGACGACGTCCTGCGCGCCGTGATCGCCGAGAAGGCCCTGCCGCCGGACAACGAGGCCAACACCGACGGCAACAGGCACTTCTACGGTTTCGAGTGCGAGAACCTGGGCGACGGCAAGGACCCCTGGCCGGCCGTCCAGGTGGAGGCCATGGAGGCCGCGGCGGCGGCCGTCTGCCGCGTCCACGACTGGAACGGGCCCTCGGTCATCGGCCACCTGGAGTGGCAGCCGGGCAAGATCGACCCGCGCGGTGTCTCCATGGCGGGCCTGCGGCGGCGTGTCGACGAACGGCTGAAGTAGAGGGCCGGGCCGGCGCCACGACGACCGGCGCCACGGCCACCGGCGCGACAATGGACGTGTGACTCCGGAAGCGCTCGACCTCGCCGCCCTGCGGCCACGGCTGCCGTCACCCCTGCGGACCGTCGAGGACGAGCGCTTCACCCGCCGCGGCGTGCGGCTGCTGCTCAAGCGGGACGATCTGATCCACTCCGCCTTGCCGGGCAACAAGTGGCGCAAGCTCGAACCCAACCTGCGGGCCGCCGCCGACGGCGGTCACCGCGCCCTGCTGACCTTCGGCGGCGCCTACTCCAACCATCTGCGCGCCACCGCCGCCGCGGGCCGGCTGCTCGGCTTCGCCACGGTCGGGGTCGTACGGGGCGACGAACTGGCCACCCGCCCCCTGAACCCGTCGCTCGCCGCGTGCGCCGCCGACGGCATGCGGCTGCGTTTCGTCGACCGGGCGACCTACCGCCGCAAGACCGAGCCCTCCGTACTGAGGGAGATCCTGGACGCGGCCGCGGACGGGCTCGCGGTACCCCCCGAGCGTGTCTACGTCGTCCCGGAGGGCGGCAGCAACTCCCTTGCCGCGCGGGGCTGTACGGCGCTCGGGCGGGAGCTGCGCGGCGCGGCCGACGTGGTGGGTGTCGCCTGCGGCACCGGCGGCACCCTCGCGGGCCTGGCCGCCGGTCTCGCCCCCGGGCAGCGCGCCGTCGGCTTCCCCGTACTGAAGGGCGGCTTCCTGGCCGGGGAGGTCCGCGCCCTTCAGCTGGCGGCCTTCGGCGGCCCACGGGGCGACTGGAGTCTGGACGAACGCTTCCACGGCGGCGGCTACGCCCGTACGACACCCGCCGCCGACGCCTTCGCAGCCGACTTCGAGGACCGTCACGGGCTCCCGGTCGAACGCCTCTACGTCGCCAAGATGCTCCACGGGCTGACCACCCTCGCCAAGGAGGGCGCCTTCGCGCCGGGGAGCACCGTCGCGGCCGTCGTCACCGGCCGCCCTCCGGACCCGGCCGAAAGCGACGGCGGCGACGGCGACAGCGACAGCAGCAGCGGCGACGGCGGTCAGTCGGTCTCCTCGCGGTAGGCCACGGCCTCCTCCAGGTCCAGCCTGCGCAGCAGCGTCCGCAGCATCTCGTCGTCGATCCGCCGCTCGTCGCGAAGCGTCACGAACACCTCCCGCTCGGCGCCGATCATCTCCCTGGAAAGCCGCTGATAGGTGCGGTCGGCGGATTCGCCGGTCAGTTCGTTGACCGTGCCGAGCCGCTCCCACACCGAGTTCCGCCGCCGCTCCAGCACGTTCCTGAGCCGGTCCGCCAGCGGTTCGGCCAGGGCGTTGCGGTCGTCGGCGAGCAGTTCGTCGAGCCGTTGCTCCGCCGCCACCGACGCCCTGCTCTGGGCCTGCGCCTCGGCCAGCGTCTCGGCGTAGCTGTCGCGCCCCGGCAGCTTCAGCAGCCTGATCAGCTTGGGCAGCGTGAGGCCCTGGACGACCAGGGTGGCGATGACGGTCGTGAACGTCAGGAAGAGGACGAGGTTGCGGGTCGGGAAGGCGTCACCGGCGTGCGTGGTCAGCGGGATGGAGAAGGCGATGGCCAGCGACACCACACCGCGCATGCCGGCCCAGCCGACGACCAGCGGCGCCTTCCAGGTCGTGTCCGGTTCCCGCTCCCTGATCCGCTTCGACAGCAGGCGCGGCACGAAGGTGGCCGGGAAGACCCAGAGATAGCGGACCAGGACGACGGTGACGAACACCCCGACGGCGTAACCGGCGACCTCCATTCCCCCGTAGGTGCCGAGCCCCTTCAGTACGTAGGGGAGCTGGAGCCCGATGAGCGCGAAGACGACGGACTCCAGGAGGAAGGACACCATCTTCCACACGGCCTGCTCCTGGAGCCGGGTCGCGAAGTCGACCTGCCAGGACCGGTGTCCGAGGTAGAGCCCGACCACGACGACGGCCAGCACCCCGGACGCGCCGACCTGTTCGGCCGCCGCGTAGGCGACGAACGGGATGAGCAGCGAGAGGGTGTTCTGGAGGAGCGCCTCGCGCAGATGCGTACGGAGCCAGTGGATCGGCACCATCAGTACGAGGCCGATTCCGATGCCTCC
This window of the Streptomyces niveus genome carries:
- a CDS encoding LysR family transcriptional regulator, whose product is MELEVRHLRALCAIADAGSLHKAARQLGMSQPSLTTQLRRIENSLGAELFSRERTGCRPTLLGHSVLSRARPLVAGMAVLVSEARAAADRSAGPRLRIGSTASRALAGWLRRLRERLPGTDISLQMDVSANALLRQVAAGGLDVAFVHEVEGCALRVPPGLDRRVLVEREPQFISLARDHPAAGRPVVELADLAGDRWMIDPTVDGEWDGLRRVLSDAGLNPPVLHGDYLTASSLIAVGEAIAPCQPTSVPREDMVVRPLRDDPLGVRLLLFSRPGVDEGAGIASPGAAGPDGGPGDGPVDGDGPGGAEVYADLAAAYREAALQAGVYRQWLMRNKSPLLHAPAA
- a CDS encoding GntR family transcriptional regulator; the protein is MLFRVDPASSVPLGDQIAGSVRGAIADGTVNPGDRLPAARALADSLGVNVHTVLRGYQRLREEGLIELRRGRGAVVVPGPVSPGRAKLLERVRELVTEARELGMSEEELVSMVRMSQAT
- a CDS encoding MMPL family transporter, whose translation is MLRRIKSERAGPVESVAAGDSSLASAVDDGIKSDMKRAETTSPPLTVVILLAAGAGVVTGAAVIMAGVFSVFTTLSSVEYKMLGTGMAVAILIDATVVRGVLLPASLALPGDRAWTMPGRWWRSGRAGESGRRS
- a CDS encoding 1-aminocyclopropane-1-carboxylate deaminase/D-cysteine desulfhydrase, which translates into the protein MTPEALDLAALRPRLPSPLRTVEDERFTRRGVRLLLKRDDLIHSALPGNKWRKLEPNLRAAADGGHRALLTFGGAYSNHLRATAAAGRLLGFATVGVVRGDELATRPLNPSLAACAADGMRLRFVDRATYRRKTEPSVLREILDAAADGLAVPPERVYVVPEGGSNSLAARGCTALGRELRGAADVVGVACGTGGTLAGLAAGLAPGQRAVGFPVLKGGFLAGEVRALQLAAFGGPRGDWSLDERFHGGGYARTTPAADAFAADFEDRHGLPVERLYVAKMLHGLTTLAKEGAFAPGSTVAAVVTGRPPDPAESDGGDGDSDSSSGDGGQSVSSR
- the snpA gene encoding snapalysin → MRYPKTAVSAICGISLAFATALTAAPVAAAAPTSDAPTTSYAAYEGSAEDSAATKAFYQAVMKSVAEKRAANPGALAVTVVYDASGAPSFAGQIASSTQIWNSAVSNVRLQQGSNADFTYEEGNDPRGSYASTDGHGRGYIFLDYAQNQQYDSLRVTAHETGHVLGLPDNYTAPCSKLMSGGGPGPSCTNSQPDAAERSQVNSLWANGFTAALAKAS
- a CDS encoding DUF6304 family protein: MTAESTESWAGWYRDRRGAEPIAISADGRQVRTHIRGVAYEGADFSVLEPTEAGGVLSSCVLEWDIPMPVSAGGTVQQATLSCLLTLGERPSGTPSGRAELSLTLRCGGAAYESGIVGGGFRDALDRIKRQLPDDTELEGRILVNA
- a CDS encoding N-acetylmuramoyl-L-alanine amidase, with protein sequence MATPMSASSFIRALKNEGLTVVEVGDWRTHNRNHVGPWGPVHGVMMHHTVTKGTANTVRICRDGYAGLPGPLCHGVISKDGRVHLVGYGRANHAGSGDDDVLRAVIAEKALPPDNEANTDGNRHFYGFECENLGDGKDPWPAVQVEAMEAAAAAVCRVHDWNGPSVIGHLEWQPGKIDPRGVSMAGLRRRVDERLK
- a CDS encoding family 2B encapsulin nanocompartment shell protein produces the protein MSVGDEVRTVEPPSQQSLGTAAARNLATTTKSAPQMQEITSRWLLRMLPWVQVQGGTYRVNRRLSYSVGDGRVTFVQTGDRVAVIPAELGELPALRDFEDEEVLAELANRCEQQEFAPGQTVAAAGGPADRVYLLAHGKVEKVGEGPYGDETVLEVLADGVYFGDQALVDDEATWQYTARAATACTVLVLTRQDVLNLAERAQSLRGHLDALASIPAQRTNKYGEAAIELSAGHVGEAVVPHTFVDYEGAPREYELSVAQTVLKVHSRVADLYNQPMNQTEQQLRLTVEALRERQEHELVNNREFGLLNNCDYGQRLQPHDGAPTPDDMDELLSRRRGSKMFLAHPRAIAAFGRECNKRGLNPATVEVGGHHVPAWRGVPIFPCNKIPVSDARTTSIICMRTGESEQGVIGLQQSGIPDEIEPSMSVRFMGIDEQAIISYLVTAYYSAAILVPDALGVLENVEVSRWR
- a CDS encoding family 2 encapsulin nanocompartment cargo protein polyprenyl transferase, giving the protein MTSTDAATDGHEAVALLERSRSVVQPELRAAVESLPPAVRRVARYHFGWERADGSPVAGGAGKAIRPALVLAAAQALGGEPHRAVTAAVAVELAHNFTLLHDDVIDEDPTRRHRPTAWTVFGTTDAIIAGDALQALALRLLAEDRHPASSPAAVRLTDCVIELCAGQQTDCALERRGPNDVSLDECLTMAMAKTGALLGTSCALGALYADAGDEEVAALDAFGREAGLAFQLIDDLIGIWGDPDRTGKPAGADLVAHKKSLPVVAALVSGHPAAEELADLYLRPMDEAAVARAASAVERAGGRDWAQEQAADRMSRAVQQLSGAVPDLAAAGDLLALAEYVTRRTR
- a CDS encoding dihydrofolate reductase family protein, with product MRKLSYFIAASIDGFIGDPSGEAAFFTRYVDEEYLDFLKDEYPETLPTHGRRPLGLDHLENKRFDTVIQGRRSYDLALKAGVTSPYAHMRQLVASRTLASPDPAVEIVSGDVAARIGELKREDGLGIYLCGGANLAAQLIEEVDELVIKSYPLILGTGMPMFGTEFAFTEFELQSHRAFGNGAVVRTYGRKR
- a CDS encoding Na+/H+ antiporter, with the translated sequence MDPLQLIALVAGSAVIAAAARRTPVPAPLLLVTAGLGAAYVPGVPSYVLDPHIVLPLLLPPLLHTAAVESSYLDLRANARAVGLLSVGYVLFATLVVGYLAYLFIPEMPLTAALVLGAVIAPPDAVAATAIARKLGLPSRITTILQGESLVNDATAITAFKVALAAAVGEGASWAGGIGEFALASLGGIGIGLVLMVPIHWLRTHLREALLQNTLSLLIPFVAYAAAEQVGASGVLAVVVVGLYLGHRSWQVDFATRLQEQAVWKMVSFLLESVVFALIGLQLPYVLKGLGTYGGMEVAGYAVGVFVTVVLVRYLWVFPATFVPRLLSKRIREREPDTTWKAPLVVGWAGMRGVVSLAIAFSIPLTTHAGDAFPTRNLVLFLTFTTVIATLVVQGLTLPKLIRLLKLPGRDSYAETLAEAQAQSRASVAAEQRLDELLADDRNALAEPLADRLRNVLERRRNSVWERLGTVNELTGESADRTYQRLSREMIGAEREVFVTLRDERRIDDEMLRTLLRRLDLEEAVAYREETD